One window from the genome of Nicotiana tomentosiformis chromosome 5, ASM39032v3, whole genome shotgun sequence encodes:
- the LOC138893000 gene encoding uncharacterized protein, with translation MEDEGDDESTAENFKQVARERDLSPTTSAKGVVEWELVEDTEQQVSVRVFHHDLGQHMMMTFVYAKCSAMERLDLWDYLYYLASDMELPWLVGEDFNVILHEDEKLGGLPVHPPEYEDFAFCVNFCGLFEQEYKESPFTWWNGRSNAEYVVRQNWEADFIGDPFLMFKQNIKRVKAALSKWSRETFGDIFKQLAILEEIVRVKEMLFEEEPTTKNRIVLQKAQSELKKYLSIEERYWKQKAGMIWFTEGDRNTSFFHNHVNGKRKKLQLKRIKSGRGVWIEDQEQLATAAVDFYQK, from the exons ATGGAGgatgaaggagatgatgaatcaacTGCAGAAAACTTCAAACAAGTGGCTAGAGAAAGGGATTTATCACCCACAACTAGTGCTAAAGGAG TGGTGGAATGGGAATTAGTGGAGGATACTGAGCAACAGGTGAGTGTGAGAGTGTTTCACCATGACCTGGGGCAGCACATGATGAtgacatttgtttatgcaaaatgttcagCAATGGAGAGGTTAGATTTGTGGGATTACTTGTATTACTTagcaagtgatatggaattaccatggttggtaGGAGAGGATTTCAATGTGATATTACATGAAGATGAGAAACTAGGGGGACTTCCAGTACACCCTCCTGAATATgaggattttgcattttgtgtaaactTTTGTGGTTTGTTTGAGCAAGAGTACAAAGAAAGTccattcacatggtggaatgggagatccaatgctgagt ATGTGGTGAGGCAGAATTGGGAAGCTGATTTCATAGGGGATCCATTTTTGATGTTCAAGCAAAATATCAAGAGAGTGAAGGCAGCACTCTCAAAATGGAGTAGGGAAACATTTGGGgatatcttcaagcaattggctattttggaggaaattgttagggtgaaggagatgttgtttgaagaagagcctacaactaagaataggattgtgcttcaaaaagctcaatctgaattgaagaaatacttaAGTATTGAGGAGCGgtattggaagcaaaaagctgggaTGATTTGGTTTActgaaggagataggaatacaagtttctttcacaatcatgtcaatggcaaaagaaagaaattgcaactgaagaggatcaaaagtGGCCGTGGGGTATGGATTGAAGACCAGGAGCAATTGGCTACAGCTGCAGTGGACTTCTATCAAAAATAG